The following proteins are encoded in a genomic region of Amphiura filiformis chromosome 18, Afil_fr2py, whole genome shotgun sequence:
- the LOC140138852 gene encoding LOW QUALITY PROTEIN: uncharacterized protein (The sequence of the model RefSeq protein was modified relative to this genomic sequence to represent the inferred CDS: inserted 1 base in 1 codon), with protein sequence MMDGTQGMSSAVTMDINLGKHSEVPPGMPAAVQRSSSLDSMQPPLLPPVSTNNFPIPVPTCTHITYSMSNITSSMSNYTPAAVQRXRSLPLLDSAPELPPEILAQITERTTGPGNENTADGLSMDQNDTGQGVGMMQREYAVQDGRNSAAGMTHNTGMGPNGGMGNAGVVPQSPGMVPQSPGMVPQSPGMVPQSPGMVPQSPGINNQGMVQSPGIQSPGIPSPGMQPLNLSQSATDGNKQLLHVHQAFFPPSGPGVVGRPVRQPRNYMPPISEFSYQTTRFPFRPH encoded by the exons ATGATGGACGGTACTCAGGGGATGTCCTCTGCTGTTACCATGGATATTAATCTAGGAAAACACTCGGAGGTCCCGCCTGGGATGCCGGCTGCTGTCCAACGCAGCTCCTCTTTGGATAGCATGCAACCACCATTGTTGCCGCCGGTATCCACCAACAACTTTCCCATCCCAGTTCCTACATGCACTCATATCACCTACTCCATGTCAAATATTACCAGCTCCATGTCTAATTACACACCGGCAGCCGTGCAGC GTCGCAGCTTGCCGCTTTTAGATTCAGCTCCCGAACTTCCTCCAGAAATATTAGCACAGATCACTGAACGCACCACGGGTCCAGGCAACGAAAATACGGCGGATGGGTTGTCGATGGACCAAAACGACACCGGTCAAGGAGTGGGGATGATGCAGCGGGAATATGCGGTGCAGGATGGTCGGAATTCAGCAGCAGGGATGACACATAACACGGGTATGGGACCTAACGGGGGAATGGGCAATGCAGGGGTAGTACCTCAAAGTCCAGGGATGGTACCACAAAGTCCAGGGATGGTACCGCAAAGTCCGGGAATGGTACCACAAAGTCCAGGAATGGTACCACAAAGTCCGGGAATCAACAACCAAGGCATGGTGCAAAGTCCGGGAATACAGAGTCCGGGAATACCAAGCCCGGGTATGCAACCATTGAACTTGAGCCAGTCGGCAACAGACGGAAATAAACAACTCTTACATGTACATCAGGCTTTCTTCCCGCCGTCGGGACCTGGAGTCGTTGGCAGACCAGTTAGACAACCAAGGAACTATATGCCTCCCATAAGTGAATTCAGCTACCAGACAACACGGTTTCCCTTCCGGCCCCACTGA